AGAGACTTTTCAGGCAGAGATCTGGTCGGTTCAGGCTTTGCCAATGCCAACATGGAAGGAGCCAACTTTGAAAATGCCGATGTGCGCGGAGCCGTATTTAGCGCTTCGATTTTAAGAAGGGCAAACCTCAAAGGGGCGAATTTTTCAGGTGGGCTACTTGATCAAGCGGACTTTGCTAAAGCTGATCTCAGTGATGCGTTGCTAGTCGAAACAATCTTATTACGCAGTACCTTTGATTTTGTGAATATTGATGGGGCAGATTTCACCGACGCGATCATGGATGGTGGACAACGCAAATGGCTATGCACGAAAGCAAAAGGCACAAACTCGAAAACTGGTATTGATACCAGAGAATCTTTAGAGTGCAACTAAAAAGCCGCCCAATTGGGCGGCTTTTTAAAGTGTATTTCGTGATTAGCTTATCTATGGAAGTTTGCTAACCAAAAGTGCGATCGCTACTAAAAGCCCACCAGTGAGATAAAAGAATTTGACCACATGCAACTCATGCCACCCACTTAACTCTAAGTGATGATGAAAAGGAGCCATTTTAAAAAGACGCTTGCCCATGCCAGTTTCGTCTTTGGTTGCCTTGTAGTAGGAAACCTGTGCAATCACCGAAATTGATTCCCAGATAAAGATTGCACCAATAATTAGGAAAGCCCAAAGCAAGTTACCGAGGATCGCCGTCGATGCAAGCGCACCACCTAAAGCAAGTGATCCTGTATCCCCCATGAATACCCTTGCTGGGTAACGGTTATGCCAGAGAAACCCTAAATAGCTACCACTGAGGCACATGCAGAAAATAGCAAGTTCTTTGTTTTGAGGAAATAATAATAAGCCCATCCCAAACAAAGCGATCGCACCCGTGCCACCAGCTAAGCCATCTAAGCCATCGGTGAGGTTGGTCGCATTGCTGCTGCCAAGGAATACAAACAAGGCAAGTGGGAAAAACAGTAGACCGAGTGGAATCACAAATTTTAAAGGCAAATTAATCGTGGCGATCGCCTGCCAGTTTTGGGTTATTCCTAGCCATCCACAGAAACAAGCGGCGAAGAATGCTTGGAGGAAAATTTTGGAGCGTGGAGACAAGCCTTTATTGGAGTGGCGGCGCAGAATTTTCCAATCATCTAGCCAACCGATAAAGGCGAAAGAAAGAGTCAGCAAGCTACAAGCTATGACTTTGTCGTTAAAACCAGACCAGACCAACGACAATAAAATTCCGACAGGTATAATGAATATCCCCCCCATCGTCGGCGTACCTTGTTTTTTGAGGTGAGCCTGTGGACCATCTTCACGGATGATTTGACCAGCCTTGAGGCGACGCAACGCAGGTACAGCAAGAGTCCCCAACGCAGCTACACCACCACCCCCAAATGTGAATGGTAACAGCAAACTTGAACTTATATTAGGATTCAAGAAAAGATCGACACCAACAATTAAACTTATTAAACCGATTGCTAAACCAAGTGCTAGGCTACTTCCTGTCGGAAATTTTGCTTTCCTAACTCTCACACCAGTATCAACCATTGCCGCTCCTCACACCCACAGTAACCATCACACTTTTTTTAGATCGAACTTTAGATCAGCAGCTTTTTTACGGCTTTGTAACAGATGATTAAATATCATCTGAATATACGCTCTTAGATACCAAATAATGACCGCATTTGTCTACAGTGCAACCATTGAATTTTGATAATTCTTGAATCTTTGAACTCAATTTTTGTAAATATCCCTTTAATTTTAAGTTTGTTAAATTGCCGATGACGAGTAAGAATTCTCGACAA
This genomic stretch from Pseudanabaena galeata CCNP1313 harbors:
- a CDS encoding pentapeptide repeat-containing protein; translation: MQFLKPSSFLRLAIALVLAIACLLTSPIKTQAETLSFSHAQLKNRDFSGRDLVGSGFANANMEGANFENADVRGAVFSASILRRANLKGANFSGGLLDQADFAKADLSDALLVETILLRSTFDFVNIDGADFTDAIMDGGQRKWLCTKAKGTNSKTGIDTRESLECN
- the mraY gene encoding phospho-N-acetylmuramoyl-pentapeptide-transferase; translation: MVDTGVRVRKAKFPTGSSLALGLAIGLISLIVGVDLFLNPNISSSLLLPFTFGGGGVAALGTLAVPALRRLKAGQIIREDGPQAHLKKQGTPTMGGIFIIPVGILLSLVWSGFNDKVIACSLLTLSFAFIGWLDDWKILRRHSNKGLSPRSKIFLQAFFAACFCGWLGITQNWQAIATINLPLKFVIPLGLLFFPLALFVFLGSSNATNLTDGLDGLAGGTGAIALFGMGLLLFPQNKELAIFCMCLSGSYLGFLWHNRYPARVFMGDTGSLALGGALASTAILGNLLWAFLIIGAIFIWESISVIAQVSYYKATKDETGMGKRLFKMAPFHHHLELSGWHELHVVKFFYLTGGLLVAIALLVSKLP